Proteins encoded by one window of Chrysemys picta bellii isolate R12L10 chromosome 10, ASM1138683v2, whole genome shotgun sequence:
- the TNFAIP8L3 gene encoding tumor necrosis factor alpha-induced protein 8-like protein 3 isoform X2: MATKTMANMLIDDTSSEIFDELYKVTRDHTRNKKEAHKIMKDLIKVAIKIGILYRNNQFNQEELEIVDKFRKKLNQTAMTIVSFYEVEYTFDRNVLAELLNECKDLVHELVERHLTPRSHGRINHVFNHFADVEFLTALYSLDGDCRPHLKKICDGINKLLDEKVL; encoded by the coding sequence ATGGCTACCAAAACTATGGCTAACATGCTCATTGACGACACAAGCAGTGAAATATTTGATGAGTTATATAAAGTAACTAGAGACCATACAAGGAACAAGAAGGAAGCTCACAAAATTATGAAGGACTTGATTAAAGTGGCAATAAAAATTGGGATCCTCTACCGAAACAATCAATTCAACCAAGAAGAGCTGGAAATCGTAGACAAATTCAGAAAGAAGTTGAATCAGACAGCCATGACAATTGTCAGTTTTTACGAGGTAGAATACACCTTTGATAGAAATGTTCTCGCAGAACTTCTGAACGAATGTAAAGACCTGGTGCACGAACTGGTAGAGCGACATCTGACGCCCAGGTCCCATGGGCGTATCAACCATGTCTTCAATCACTTTGCAGATGTGGAATTCCTCACTGCCCTGTATAGCCTTGATGGGGATTGCCGACCACACCTCAAAAAGATCTGTGATGGAATCAACAAACTACTTGATGAGAAAGTCCTTTGA
- the TNFAIP8L3 gene encoding tumor necrosis factor alpha-induced protein 8-like protein 3 isoform X1: MDSDSAELSEGELLAPAGPDCFSSKNLALQAQKKLLSKMATKTMANMLIDDTSSEIFDELYKVTRDHTRNKKEAHKIMKDLIKVAIKIGILYRNNQFNQEELEIVDKFRKKLNQTAMTIVSFYEVEYTFDRNVLAELLNECKDLVHELVERHLTPRSHGRINHVFNHFADVEFLTALYSLDGDCRPHLKKICDGINKLLDEKVL, encoded by the coding sequence GTCCTGATTGTTTCAGTTCAAAGAACCTTGCGCTGCAAGCACAGAAAAAGCTCCTGAGTAAAATGGCTACCAAAACTATGGCTAACATGCTCATTGACGACACAAGCAGTGAAATATTTGATGAGTTATATAAAGTAACTAGAGACCATACAAGGAACAAGAAGGAAGCTCACAAAATTATGAAGGACTTGATTAAAGTGGCAATAAAAATTGGGATCCTCTACCGAAACAATCAATTCAACCAAGAAGAGCTGGAAATCGTAGACAAATTCAGAAAGAAGTTGAATCAGACAGCCATGACAATTGTCAGTTTTTACGAGGTAGAATACACCTTTGATAGAAATGTTCTCGCAGAACTTCTGAACGAATGTAAAGACCTGGTGCACGAACTGGTAGAGCGACATCTGACGCCCAGGTCCCATGGGCGTATCAACCATGTCTTCAATCACTTTGCAGATGTGGAATTCCTCACTGCCCTGTATAGCCTTGATGGGGATTGCCGACCACACCTCAAAAAGATCTGTGATGGAATCAACAAACTACTTGATGAGAAAGTCCTTTGA